One region of Purpureocillium takamizusanense chromosome 4, complete sequence genomic DNA includes:
- a CDS encoding Phosphatidylserine decarboxylase (EggNog:ENOG503PBFE~COG:I) — MTVQQLSPLLYRSALRVSGLPPDGAPKLGPWLRGFIKDVDGRANFSLDPIVQELKDLIESKAEIRMLASAMLDEIPVKDPYKRNPSEHKHIRDYQHLLSLVSVIMNEVAPAWNMTKDHMAIIGEPFNILLDWPMNTPSGYAFFLRDDVNAKLKTILDTWRERVLKTTKSQYVLTTASGGWLCNAALRVIEEDANISVVPWASFQAMFACEPERDPVYWGYATWDDFFTRKFRDIDRFRPVSHPSDPAWVVHACESMPLALTMNVKKYDKFWMKGQNYSVAEMLDHHELADQFVGGTVHQSILSSTQYHRWSSPVEGDVVFAKVIQGKYFAKTQTTGLDGQGPDNIHQHEVYCSHIATRAILFIQAPEPIGLMCLIALGAADVSTCEITAKFSTGLPKPVAKGEELGMFHYGGSSCCLLFRKGVQLAWVPGAIPGNGKKNQPIRGELALAYKS; from the coding sequence ATGACGGTGCAGCAGTTAAGCCCATTACTATACCGTTCTGCTCTCCGCGTCAGCGGCCTGCCGCCGGATGGGGCCCCCAAGTTGGGCCCCTGGCTCCGAGGCTTCATCAAGGACGTCGATGGCAGAGCCAACTTCTCACTGGATCCAATCGTCCAGGAACTCAAGGATCTCATTGAGAGTAAAGCCGAAATCCGCATGTTGGCTTCGGCCATGCTCGATGAGATACCGGTCAAAGACCCCTACAAGAGGAACCCCTCAGAGCACAAACACATCCGAGACTATCAACACCTGCTCTCACTCGTCAGTGTAATCATGAACGAGGTTGCGCCAGCCTGGAACATGACCAAAGACCATATGGCAATCATTGGAGAGCCGTTCAACATCCTGTTGGACTGGCCAATGAATACACCGAGCGGGTACGCGTTCTTCCTGCGAGATGATGTAAACGCGAAGCTCAAAACCATTCTGGACACGTGGAGAGAACGAGTCCTAAAAACCACCAAGTCGCAGTACGTTCTCACAACCGCGAGCGGGGGTTGGCTCTGCAACGCGGCGTTGAGGGTCATTGAGGAAGACGCCAATATCAGTGTTGTACCCTGGGCCTCGTTCCAGGCCATGTTCGCTTGCGAACCTGAAAGGGACCCGGTCTACTGGGGATATGCGACATGGGACGACTTTTTCACGCGCAAATTCAGGGACATCGACCGCTTTCGTCCCGTCTCCCATCCTAGCGACCCTGCATGGGTGGTACACGCGTGCGAATCCATGCCCCTCGCGTTGACAATGAATGTCAAGAAATACGACAAATTCTGGATGAAGGGCCAGAACTACTCAGTAGCCGAGATGCTGGACCACCACGAACTTGCGGATCAGTTCGTCGGCGGCACAGTACACCAGTCTATCCTGAGTTCGACGCAATATCATCGCTGGAGTTCTCCGGTAGAAGGAGACGTGGTATTTGCCAAGGTGATCCAGGGAAAGTACTTTGCGAAGACGCAAACCACGGGGCTGGACGGCCAGGGTCCAGATAACATACACCAGCACGAAGTATATTGCAGCCATATCGCTACCCGAGCCATCTTGTTCATCCAGGCGCCCGAACCTATTGGGCTCATGTGCCTTattgccctcggcgcggctgATGTATCGACATGTGAGATCACAGCAAAGTTTAGCACAGGTTTGCCGAAGCCGGTGGCGAAGGGTGAGGAGCTTGGCATGTTCCACTACGGAGGTTCAAGCTGCTGCCTCCTCTTCCGGAAAGGAGTGCAACTTGCCTGGGTCCCAGGGGCGATTCCTGGTAATGGAAAGAAGAACCAGCCGATCCGTGGCGAGCTGGCTCTCGCATATAAGAGTTGA
- a CDS encoding uncharacterized protein (COG:S~EggNog:ENOG503PA2S) codes for MGEHPVSSMRATPRAEPAVRELYEYLAGFYLPKRYPTLFRSHAEGGAEAMLQNLASGEIFPQRAPISTDATMRRLGTLVDEDFMLLMPPPDGAKGGEYTMQAWLVCFTSGFDLPPLLGKPLSSVHAPVPGYEEKLGLSMTRWFDRLEVGRLARRYNWAITMRGGLKLSHGENALYADHETSRQQHQQQQQTDVDISQAHLRTELQHIFRLPSSRAVVLMYKTYLYPLADIRAEGQGPALADAIEGLARGNAPGMAKYKGSKIWGEAVCRFLRS; via the exons ATGGGAGAACACCCCGTCTCGTCCATGCGAGCGACTCCGAGAGCGGAACCAGCCGTGCGGGAACTCTACGAGTATCTGGCGGGGTTCTATCTCCCCAAGCGCTACCCCACGCTGTTCAGGTCCCATGCAGAAGGGGGGGCCGAAGCTATGCTTCAGAAcctcgcctcgggcgagaTATTCCCCCAGCGGGCCCCCATCTCGACGGATGCCACGATGCGGCGCCTCGGcacgctcgtcgacgaggacttCATGCTTctcatgccgccgccggacggGGCCAAGGGAGGCGAGTACACGATGCAGGCATGGCTCGTCTGCTTCACGAGCGGGTTtgacctgccgccgctgctggggaAACCCCTCAGCTCCGTCCATGCCCCTGTCCCGGGGTATGAGGAGAAACTGGGGCTGAGCATGACGAGGTGGTTCGATCGGCTCGaagtcggccgtctcgcccgccgctaCAAT TGGGCCATCACCATGCGTGGTGGCTTGAAGCTCAGCCATGGCGAGAACGCCCTATACGCAGATCACGAAACgtcacggcagcagcaccagcagcaacagcaaacTGACGTGGACATAAGCCAG GCGCATCTCCGGACGGAGCTCCAGCACATATTCAGGCTGCCTTCAtcccgcgccgtcgtgctCATGTACAAGACGTACCTGTACCCTCTGGCCGACATAAGAGCCGAAGGGCAGGGCCCGGCGCTCGCGGACGCGATTGAAGGCCTGGCCAGGGGAAACGCCCCTGGCATGGCCAAATACAAGGGCAGCAAGATCTGGGGCGAGGCGGTATGCAGGTTTCTCAGATCCTAG
- a CDS encoding uncharacterized protein (EggNog:ENOG503P11R): MLRHIRRLPPSRGKKTPWTRSISSAAPAAVGPAAYGRSQPQPVASIAPGARWTTTHSVPLSRDTVLDLLYGRAPLIREPGFLTPAECSRYEQHLSPLVTPYVHNTGPTLRKVGIAQFEYQAQSQEDLRTRSNEQDRYFEDAKTWEDFHNNLSAEKGLDAWFRVFNRISGFFPDWDVQVASEGPGRKYFSGIFRALNDSTHLHCDFSPYDSLTEDWIINTVEHQIVFNLYLAPVKDGRTIVYDVQWTQDALKLRDPSSYGYHRDLVAGARKVYCEPTVGALCMFNSRNMHEVEAVTPEEMPSLGLKFRPRLCLSSFMGLLPSSKTGGKPRLIFWS, from the exons ATGCTGCGTCATATTCGCCGCTTGCCTCCCTCCAGGGGGAAGAAGACACCCTGGACAAGGTCCATCTCAAGCGCGGCACCCGCCGCAGTCGGCCCTGCTGCCTACGGGAGATCACAGCCGCAGCCTGTGGCTTCCATTGCCCCTGGCGCACGATGGACAACCACACACAGCGTGCCCCTTAGTCGCGATACCGTGCTCGACCTGCTCTATGGCAGGGCGCCGCTCATCAGAGAGCCCGGGTTCCTCACTCCGGCGGAGTGCTCCAGGTATGAACAGCATCTAAGCCCACTCGTGACTCCCTACGTCCACAACACCGGGCCAACCTTGCGGAAGGTGGGCATCGCACAG TTTGAGTATCAGGCGCAGTCGCAAGAGGACCTGAGAACGCGCAGCAATG AGCAGGATCGGTACTTTGAGGATGCCAAGACGTGGGAGGACTTTCACAACAACCTGTCTGCCGAAAAGGGACTCGACGCATGGTTTCGAGTCTTCAATCGCATTTCTGGCTTCTTCCCGGACTGGGACGTCCAGGTCGCCTCCGAGGGGCCGGGGCGCAAGTACTTCTCCGGCATCTTCCGGGCGCTCAACGACTCGACGCATCTCCATTGCGACTTTTCACCGTACGACAGCCTTACCGAGGACTGGATCATCAACACAGTCGAGCATCAAATCGTGTTCAACCTCTATCTCGCTCCGGTGAAAGACGGCCGGACA ATTGTCTACGATGTCCAGTGGACGCAGGACGCGCTCAAGCTACGCGACCCAAGCAGCTACGGATATCACCGTGACCTGGTAGCCGGGGCGCGCAAGGTCTACTGCGAGCCGACCGTCGGGGCGCTCTGCATGTTCAACTCGCGCAACATGCACGAGGTGGAGGCCGTGACGCCAGAGGAGATGCCGTCGCTGGGGCTCAAGTTTAGGCCGCGGTTGTGTCTGAGCAGCTTCATGGGCCTGTTGCCGAGCTCAAAAACCGGCGGCAAGCCACGGTTGATATTTTGGTCGTGA
- a CDS encoding Low-specificity L-threonine aldolase (EggNog:ENOG503NWDM~COG:E) produces MDSQTVVLEKPWSFEPPPASVDIEPKPPQCSFQVVESEKHRQLEPNLAWSHSHEASNDFRSDIFTKPTLPMLEAIINTTLGDNVMEEDTTTNRFQEYVADLVGHDASLLVMSGTMGNQVALRTALTTPPHSILADHRGHIVTFESGGASALCGALFKTVVPSNGHHLTLDDVKSHCTLTDTVYDCPTRIISLENTLWGTVMPLSDMRAISQWARSQTPPIHMHLDGARLWEAVATGAFTLREAGECFDSMQLCLSKGLGAPIGSVLTGTSAFIKRAKWSRHFLGGDIRAAGLISAPARVGIDNVFLGGKLGAAQDMAKRASALWVELGGKLQAPTETNQIWLDLNASGLKPNDFYPVAAQFDLKVMDLIPGRIVLHYQITEQAFARLCSFFKALLPREQTPETVENKLEN; encoded by the coding sequence ATGGATTCACAAACTGTCGTCTTGGAGAAGCCTTGGAGTTTCGAGCCTCCGCCGGCGTCTGTCGATATCGAACCCAAACCTCCCCAATGTAGCTTTCAAGTCGTCGAGTCCGAGAAGCACAGACAACTCGAGCCAAATTTGGCGTGGTCGCACAGCCATGAGGCCTCCAACGACTTCCGGTCGGACATCTTCACGAAGCCGACACTGCCCATGCTGGAGGCCATCATCAATACCACCCTCGGCGACAACGTAATGGAAGAGGACACGACCACGAACCGCTTCCAAGAATACGTGGCCGACCTTGTGGGCCACGACGCCTCCCTGCTGGTCATGTCGGGGACCATGGGCAACCAGGTAGCCCTCCGGACGGCCCTGACCACTCCGCCTCACTCgatcctcgccgaccacAGAGGCCACATCGTCACCTTTGAGAGCGGAGGCGCGTCGGCCCTGTGCGGCGCCTTGTTCAAAACGGTCGTTCCGTCCAACGGCCATCACCTCACGCTCGACGATGTAAAGAGCCATTGCACCCTGACGGACACCGTCTACGACTGCCCGACCAGGATCATCAGCCTAGAGAACACGCTATGGGGTACCGTCATGCCCCTCTCCGACATGCGCGCCATCTCACAGTGGGCGCGGTCGCAGACTCCCCCGATACACATGCATCTAGACGGAGCCCGCCTCTGGGAAGCCGTCGCCACCGGGGCCTTTACCCTTCGGGAGGCTGGGGAGTGCTTCGACAGCATGCAGTTATGCCTATCAAAAGGCCTCGGGGCGCCCATTGGCAGTGTTCTGACGGGGACCTCGGCCTTCATCAAGCGAGCGAAATGGAGCCGCCAtttcctcggcggcgacattcGTGCCGCCGGTCtcatctcggcgccggcgagggtaGGCATCGACAACGTCTTCTTGGGTGGTAAGCTGGGGGCGGCACAGGACATGGCGAAGCGTGCCTCGGCCTTGTGGGTGGAACTCGGCGGGAAGCTGCAAGCGCCTACGGAGACGAACCAGATATGGCTTGACCTCAATGCCTCGGGCCTGAAACCCAACGACTTTTACCCCGTGGCTGCGCAGTTCGATCTGAAAGTCATGGACCTGATTCCGGGGCGTATTGTCCTCCACTACCAGATCACCGAGCAGGCATTCGCCCGGCTCTGTAGTTTTTTCAAGGCTCTCCTCCCTAGAGAACAGACTCCCGAGACTGTCGAAAATAAACTAGAGAATTAG
- a CDS encoding uncharacterized protein (TransMembrane:10 (i37-53o73-89i101-123o129-155i176-193o213-238i250-275o295-315i327-347o353-375i)~EggNog:ENOG503NUM1~COG:V): MIGNTIIQGLANSLDTLAGQAYGSGNKYLVGIHTQRMVYFILLCTAPLMALWWKADAMLALILPERELADLTGLYLKIMILRVPAFVLFECGKRYAQAQGIFNAATYVLLLIAPLNACIMWALTWHLGWGFIGGPVAIVVTENLMAVLLFLYLWLIDGYQCWGGFSKKALSNWKPMMRLAIPGMVMHVAEFAADEILTIACAQFGAAQLAAQSALVTLTQIVWTVPLALSIAASIRVANFIGAKATDAATMAAVVAVVLGLIFTALSTVLTAALRYHLPYLFTDDAEVVGIITKALPIVMVMQCFDAISAISHGLMRGIGYQEFGGYLNLVAYNLIAIPISFSTAFLLHWQIYGLWTGITVGLGIVSVVEFWWLYRWDWNDAVADAERRNERD, from the exons ATGATAGGCAACACCATCATCCAGGGACTGGCGAACAGCCTTGACACGCTGGCAGGCCAAGCCTACGGGTCAGGCAACAAGTACTTGGTTGGCATCCACACGCAGCGCATGGTCTACTTCATCCTGCTCTGCACTGCGCCGCTCATGGCGCTGTGGTGGAAGGCCGACGCCATGCTTGCGCTTATCCTCCCGGAGCGTGAGTTGGCAGACTTGACCGGCCTCTACCTGAAGATCATGATCCTTCGCGTCCCGGCCTTTGTTCTCTTCGAGTGCGGGAAGCGGTAcgcccaggcccagggcATCTTCAACGCCGCGACCTACGTCCTCCTGCTTATCGCGCCGTTGAATGCCTGCATCATGTGGGCCTTGACCTGGCATCTCGGCTGGGGCTTCATCGGGGGACCAGTCGCCATCGTTGTTACGGAGAATCTGATGGCCGTGCTGCTGTTCCTCTACCTGTGGCTGATAGACGGGTATCAGTGCTGGGGAGGCTTCTCGAAAAAGGCTCTTTCGAATTGGA AGCCAATGATGCGGTTGGCAATACCAGGCATGGTCATGCACGTGGCTGAATTCGCTGCCGATGAAATCCTCACCATCGCGTGCGCCCAGtttggcgcggcgcagctcgccgcccaaAGTGCTTTGGTGACCCTGACACAAATCGTCTGGACAGTGCCCCTCGCATTATCGATCGCTGCTTCCATCCGTGTTGCCAATTTTATTGGCGCCAAGGCAACTgacgcggcgacgatggcggcagtggtg GCTGTTGTGCTTGGGCTCATTTTCACCGCGTTGAGCACCGTCCTCACGGCTGCGCTGCGGTACCACCTTCCGTACCTGTTCACCGATGACGCGGAagtcgtcggcatcatcaccaaaGCGCTGCCTATCGTCATGGTCATGCAGTGCTTCGACGCCATCTCGGCCATCTCTCACGGCCTGATGAGAGGCATCGGTTACCAGGAATTTGGCGGCTACCTCAACCTGGTCGCGTACAATCTGATTGCGATCCCCATCTCCTTCAGCACCGCCTTTCTTCTCCACTGGCAGATCTACGGGCTCTGGACTGGCATCACAGTTGGCTTGGGCAT TGTAAGTGTGGTCGAGTTCTGGTGGCTGTATCGCTGGGACTGGAACGATGCGGTTGCAGATGCTGAACGCAGGAACGAGCGGGATTGA
- a CDS encoding uncharacterized protein (EggNog:ENOG503NUM1~COG:V): protein MPRSIPDETGDSLQHNGATCTETSPLLHGQTPTAPSYCIQEVQPSIEPHHERPVLSPERLTTTWRREVTTIAAWSVPLLMTQMLQRAINFVSIFIVGRLGTRELGAVSCG, encoded by the coding sequence ATGCCACGTTCAATTCCAGATGAGACGGGCGACTCGCTGCAGCACAATGGCGCGACATGCACGGAAACATCGCCGCTGCTACACGGCCAAACACCAACAGCGCCTTCATACTGCATACAGGAAGTCCAACCCTCAATCGAACCCCACCATGAGCGACCTGTGCTGTCACCGGAGCGACTTACAACCACATGGCGTCGGGAAGTCACGACGATAGCAGCGTGGTCGGTTCCATTGTTGATGACGCAGATGCTCCAACGCGCCATCAACTTCGTGAGCATCTTCATCGTGGGCAGGCTTGGGACGagggagctcggcgccgttaGCTGTGGGTAG
- a CDS encoding Dolichyldiphosphatase (COG:I~EggNog:ENOG503NXJI~TransMembrane:5 (o23-46i53-74o94-110i169-186o198-219i)), whose protein sequence is MADSAPLASLSLTHVYYDPDDRLSLVCAYLALVPQALCIVYATLVLATREAEIALALVGQLACEALNFALKRLIKEERPRRIHGKGYGMPSSHAQFVAFWSVSLALFLLLRHRPRPATTTTTTTTNNNNNENSAAAAAKAAKAIRSLGLGSARLDVDGRLHRPWSLPERLAVSLAAAGVAVAVAWSRIYLDYHTPRQVLAGIGAGVASALAWFAATAVLRRSGLLAWALDLPLARALRVRDLAIEEDMCQAGWEKWEAKRSADAAAAAAVSTAGNGKAKTG, encoded by the exons atggccgactccgcgccgctcgcctccctctccctcacGCACGTCTACTAC GACCCTGACGAccgcctctccctcgtcTGCGCctacctcgccctcgtcccgcAGGCCCTCTGCATTGTCTACGCCACCCTCGTGCTCGCcacgcgcgaggccgagatcgccctcgccctcgtcggccagctcgcctGCGAGGCCCTCAACTTCGCCCTCAAGCGCCTCATCAAGGAGGAGCGCCCCCGCCGCATCCACGGCAAGGGCTACGGCATGCCCTCGTCCCACGCCCAGTTTGTCGCCTTTTGGAGCGTCTCCCTCGCCCTGTTTCTGCTCCTGCGGCAtcgcccgcgtcccgccaccaccaccaccaccaccactaccaacaacaacaacaacgagaactctgcggcagcggcagcaaagGCAGCAAAGGCAATTCGCAGCCTGGGTCTGGGGAGTGCacgcctcgacgtcgacggcaggcTACACCGCCCTTGGTCCCTCcccgagcgcctcgccgtcagcctcgccgccgcgggcgtcgccgtcgccgtcgcctggaGCCGCATCTACCTCGACTACCACACCCCGCGGCAGgtgctcgccggcatcggcgcgggcgtcgcctccgccctcgcctggttcgccgccacggccgtcctGCGCCGCTCCGGCTTGCTCGCCTGGGCGCTCGAcctgcccctcgcccgcgccctgcgcgtccgcgacctcgccatcgaggaggacatgtgccaggctggctgggagAAGTGGGAGGCCAAGCGCTccgccgatgctgctgctgctgctgctgttagCACCGCGGGTAACGGCAAGGCTAAGACGGGGTGA
- a CDS encoding uncharacterized protein (EggNog:ENOG503NYZU~TransMembrane:5 (o6-24i36-55o75-102i114-137o157-176i)) produces MLPALFIVPYIQLVFGVETIQRALRRYPFPQRLRYTIPVCLAIVVVGLIGTYVVTRFVLPPEFCFASLFWLVRRWALGCFVLTTTIASVLLIGSIITLVRLYRTAGISETERIAASWMACYMLLATITLAIMTPFFWSLHIDPSSDVQKYRAELGMASTVAANLSGLTSGGLYIALRSTRLGRFGPRGYFEFDRQRPLTGGKRSSTPGGATYTKQIELPVSPVRLAQVDGKPLAAGDRVDAVDIEEKRTESRPSTPTRQTAANAEDVLRNPFDALTPASSSSAVREPEPTAATPTATRPRRPSAAYSIFPSSRQEVPDVKSTYILPAAAYDPVTRSATGTAAAGSTAPTAMAAAGLDDVLLPPPGVRTSGHMRDLSAGSSAMVQIGLRVSNINDIPPVTSYYDAPYRGDSAYSGNYGLAITTDMSPVQRAPPPLPPLRTDMDATAGTPADEADKLLPPVPLSIAKKDTKGGAAAVTNPFTTDKQATAGTEEGDGEEITLSPSVYSPSESSSSPSPRSSPKGSSNSPRGMGTAAANRAKDKGKGRASSREQQQPPARPPPPPQRLPDWSPVEGARVKSVEWI; encoded by the exons ATGCTCCCAG CGCTCTTCATCGTTCCGTACATACAGCTCGTGTTCGGAGTCGAAACCATCCAGCGGGCTCTTCGCCGTTACCCCTTCCCTCAAAGGCTGCGGTACACCATCCCAGTGTGCCTTGCAATAGTGGTCGTCGGGCTCATCGGAACCTACGTTGTCACGCGATTCGTGTTGCCGCCCGAATTTTGCTTCGCGAGCCTGTTCTGGTTGGTGCGGCGGTGGGCACTGGGCTGCTTTGTCCTGACGACGACTATTGCGTCTGTACTCCTCATAGGGAGCATCATAACGCTTGTCAGGTTATACCGGACCGCGGGCATCAGCGAGACTGAGCGGATAGCGGCGTCGTGGATGGCGTGCTACATGTTGTTGGCCACAATCACCCTG GCCATCATGACGCCTTTCTTCTGGAGCCTTCACATTGACCCGTCGAGCGACGTTCAGAAGTACCGGGCGGAGCTTGGCATGGCGTCCACTGTCGCTGCCAACCTTTCCGGCTTGACATCTGGCGGGCTCTACATTGCCCTtcggtcgacgaggctgggCAGATTCGGCCCCAGGGGCTACTTCGAATTCGATCGCCAACGGCCACTGACGGGAGGCAAGCGATCCTCAACCCCTGGAGGCGCCACCTACACCAAGCAGATTGAGCTTCCAGTGTCGCCAGTCCGGCTTGCGCAGGTTGACGGCAAGccactggcggcgggagaCCGCGTGGACGCCGTAGACatcgaggagaagaggacCGAGAGCCGGCCATCAACGCCCACACGACAGACAGCCGCCAATGCGGAGGACGTGTTGAGAAACCCCTTTGACGCATTGACCCCtgcgtcctcctcctccgccgtgCGAGAGCCGGAGCCGACCGCGGCAACACCTACTGCTACTCGACCGCGACGTCCGAGTGCGGCATATAGCATATTCCCCTCCAGCAGGCAAGAAGTCCCGGACGTGAAGTCCACGTACATTCTACCTGCCGCGGCGTACGATCCGGTCACACGGTCCGCCACTggtaccgccgccgccggaagTACGGCTCCTACGGCCATGGCTGCAGCAGGCCTTGACGACGTGCTACTACCACCTCCCGGCGTGCGTACCTCGGGCCACATGCGAGACCTCTCGGCAGGGTCCTCGGCGATGGTACAGATCGGCCTGCGCGTGTCCAACATCAACGACATACCCCCCGTCACATCCTACTATGACGCGCCCTACCGGGGAGACTCGGCCTACAGCGGCAACTACGGGCTTGCCATCACAACGGACATGAGTCCCGTTCAGcgggccccgccgcccctccctccgctaCGGACAGACATGGACGCGACCGCCGGGACCcccgcggacgaggcggacaaGTTATTACCTCCCGTTCCCCTGAGCATCGCGAAGAAGGACACCAagggtggtgctgctgcagtcaCAAACCCCTTCACAACGGACAAGCAAGCGACAGCAGGGACGgaagaaggagacggagaggAGATTACGCTTAGCCCGTCTGTTTACAGCCCGAGcgagtcctcctcctccccctcgccgagaagctcgccCAAAGGCTCCTCCAACTCACCCAGGGGCATGGGCACTGCGGCAGCCAACagggccaaggacaagggcaagggccgGGCGTCTTctcgagagcagcagcagccgcctgctcggcccccgccgccgccgcagcgcctcccgGATTGGAGCCCGGTGGAAGGCGCAAGGGTCAAGTCGGTGGAATGGATCTGA
- the GRG1_1 gene encoding Glucose-repressible protein (COG:S~EggNog:ENOG503P77B), protein MDSIKQGANYVSETVQKAAQGTSKEANKEVAKDSNAPIGTRASAAKDALGDKASESKHDAKAEAHKQQI, encoded by the exons ATGGATTCCATCAAGCAGGGCGCCAACTACGTCTCCGAGACGGTCCAGAAGGCCGCTCAGGGCACCTCCAAGGAGGCCAACAAGGAGGTTGCCAAGGACTCCAACGCCCCCATCGGCACTCG cgcctccgccgccaaggacgccCTCGGTGACAAGGCCAGCGAGTCCAAGCACGACGCCAAGGCTGAGGCCCACAAGCAGCAGATCTAA
- a CDS encoding uncharacterized protein (EggNog:ENOG503P0KJ~COG:I~TransMembrane:5 (o12-33i45-64o139-162i169-187o207-229i)) translates to MAFDASSLPPDLFDTTTIISLLSTVAIVLAAYTASRAVLAPATSAALRFLFIWHLADALCHFILEGSFLYHCFFSYLEAGDSSSPIADLASLVPTPYNFLGHEDRRIYGPQAGGANPFAQLWMVYARADRRWAGADLGVISLELLTVFFDGPLAVYICYLIARRDPKASVWMIVLATCELYGGFMTFCPEWLTGNINLDGSNFMYMWVYLVFFNMLWVFIPLYAAWYGFSDISSAFAARAAKKNV, encoded by the exons atggcctttGACGcgtcctccctcccgcccgaCCTGttcgacaccaccaccatcatctccctcctctccacCGTCGCTATTGTCCTCGCTGCCTACaccgcgtcgcgcgccgtcctcgcgcccgccacctCGGCTGCCCTGCGCTTCCTCTTCATCTggcacctcgccgacgccctgtGCCACTTTATCCTCGAGGGTAGCTTCCTCTACcactgcttcttctcctacCTCGAAGCCGGCGACTCGTCCTCCCccatcgccgacctcgcgTCGCTCGTCCCCACGCCGTACAACTTCCTCGGCCATGAGGACCGCCGCATCTACGGGCCCCAGGCCGGCGGGGCGAACCCCTTTGCGCAGCTGTGGATGGTGTATGCGCGCGCGGACCGCCGCTGGGCTGGTGCAGATCTG GGCGTCATCAGCCTCGAGCTGTTGaccgtcttcttcgacgGGCCGCTCGCCGTGTACATATGCTACCTCatcgcgcgccgcgaccccAAGGCCAGCGTCTGGATGATCGTGCTGGCCACGTGCGAGCTGTACGGCGGCTTCATGACGTTCTGCCCCGAGTGGCTGACGGGCAACATCAACCTTGACGGCAGCAACTTCATGTACATGTGGGTGtacctcgtcttcttcaacaTGCTGTGGGTCTTTATCCCCCTCTACGCCGCGTGGTACGGATTCAGCGACATTTCTAGCGCGTTTGCCGCGCGAGCAGCGAAAAAGAATGTCTGA